The Bacteroidia bacterium genomic interval TAAATCTAAAATTGTTTGGTAGCTAAGCGATATAAATCGTTTCCATTGGCAAAAATCATCAACGAAAACAATATGGCCATTCCTGCATATTGGGCATATTCCATAAATTTCTCGCTAGGCTTTCTGCCAAGTATGATTTCATATAATAAAAACATAACATGACCGCCATCCAAAGCCGGAATTGGTAAAATATTCATGATTGCCAATACAATTGAAAAAAAGGCGGTGATGTTCCAAAAGTGTTCCCAATTCCAAGTCGATGAGAATATTCGTCCCATCGAGGCAAAACCTCCAACACTTTCATACCCTTTAATTTTGGGTGAAAAGATTAATTTAAATTGCTTAATGTAATTTTCAAAGGTGGTTACTGCCTTTTCAATCCCTTTTGGAAAACTTTGCAAAAGGGAATAATGAACAACTTTTAGGGTGAAAAAATGTTCGTAAGGTTGCCTAAAAACACCCATAAATCCGGTTTCTGGCAAATGAAAGGTTAGGTCAACCGGTTTTCCAGCTCTAAAAACGGTTACCACTATGGTTTTTGACTTATTGGCATTTAAAATGGTTCGGGCTTCATCGAAAAAGGTAACAGGTTCACCATTAATGGCTACAATTTGATCATCTACCTTCATGCCGGCCAATTTAGCGGGTGATGTGCTATCAAAATCTCCAACGGTAAACGGTATTCTAGGTTCAATGAATCCACTATTTCTGGCCTTTACCATCTCTTTTTTGGCCTCATCCGTAATATGAACATCCATCGCCTTTCCATCCCTGATTATCTGAATCCTATCGGCCTCATTCAACAGTATTTCCTTGTAAATCTCATGAAACTTTTCAATTTTCTTATTCTGAATCGTTACAATTTTATCACCATTCCTTAATCCCATATGGTATCCAATAGAATCTACCATAATGCCATATTTTGCATTTTCCATAGGAAGAAAAGTTTCCCCATAGTAGAACATTATTCCGGCATAAATTAAAACACCCAGAATAACATTTACCGTAACCCCTCCAATCATAATAATCAAACGTTGCCAGGCCGGTTTACTTCTAAATTCCCAAGGTTCGGCGGGTTTGTTTAAAAATTCTTTGTCAACACTTTCGTCAATCATGCCGGCAATTTTTACATAACCGCCTAATGGAATCCACCCAATTCCGTATTCCGTATCGCCTTTCTTGAT includes:
- the rseP gene encoding RIP metalloprotease RseP; its protein translation is MSEFLIKAAQLILSLSILIGLHELGHFLPAKWFKTRVEKFYLFFDPYFSIFKIKKGDTEYGIGWIPLGGYVKIAGMIDESVDKEFLNKPAEPWEFRSKPAWQRLIIMIGGVTVNVILGVLIYAGIMFYYGETFLPMENAKYGIMVDSIGYHMGLRNGDKIVTIQNKKIEKFHEIYKEILLNEADRIQIIRDGKAMDVHITDEAKKEMVKARNSGFIEPRIPFTVGDFDSTSPAKLAGMKVDDQIVAINGEPVTFFDEARTILNANKSKTIVVTVFRAGKPVDLTFHLPETGFMGVFRQPYEHFFTLKVVHYSLLQSFPKGIEKAVTTFENYIKQFKLIFSPKIKGYESVGGFASMGRIFSSTWNWEHFWNITAFFSIVLAIMNILPIPALDGGHVMFLLYEIILGRKPSEKFMEYAQYAGMAILFSLMIFANGNDLYRLATKQF